In the genome of Raphanus sativus cultivar WK10039 chromosome 9, ASM80110v3, whole genome shotgun sequence, the window TGTATCGACAAGAGATGCTCCGAGCTGAGAATGAGGATGGGATTTCGACCCTGTTCTACCTTCAAAGAATATATGTAGATGAATGGGTGAATTTTGTGGAGCGGATGCGTAGAGAGGGAGTGGAGAATGAGAATGAGATTTGGACAAAGAAGGTTAGGGATCTTCGCCTCTGGGCTTCATATAGGGGACAGACATTGTCCAGAACAGTACGAGGGATGATGTATTATTATAGTGCCTTGAAGAAGCTTGCCTTTCTTGATTCGGCTTCTGAAATGGACATCAGCATGGGAACTCAGATTGCCCCTGAGCCACCCCGTTCTTACTACACACGTGATGGTGGGGATAACATACTGCAACCAACAGCTTCTCAGGAAATAAGCCGAATGGTCAGTGGTATAAGCCACTTGTATAAAGGGTCCGAGTCCGGTAGTGCTATGATGAAATTCACATATGTTGTGGCATGCCAAGTTTATGGACAGCATAAAGCAAAAGGAGACCATAGAGCTGAGGAGATTCTGTTCCTGATGAAAAGTCATGAGGCCCTTCGAATTGCATATGTTGATGAGGTTAACCTAGGATTGGGTAACATCGAGTACTATTCGGTTCTTGTGAAATTTGATCAACGACTTCAGCAAGAGGTGGAGATCTATCGAATCAGACTGCCAGGCCCCTTGAAGCTTGGTGAGGGCAAACCAGAAAACCAAAATCATGCTATAATCTTCACACGAGGTGATGCGATTCAGACCATTGATATGAATCAAGATAACCATTTTGAAGAGGCCCTTAAGATGAGGAATTTGTTGGAATCTTTCAAGAAGAACTATGGCATTAGGAAGCCCACTATTCTTGGAGTCCGTGAGAAAGTTTTCACTGGTTCGGTTTCTTCACTTGCGTGGTTCATGTCTTCTCAAGAAACGAGTTTTGTAACTCTAGGACAGCGTGTGCTTGCCAACCCACTAAAAGTGAGGATGCATTATGGTCATCCTGATGTATTTGATCGGTTTTGGTTCATCCCTCGAGGTGGAATTAGCAAAGCCTCAAGAGTGATAAATATAAGCGAGGATATATTTGCTGGATTCAATTGCACTTTAAGAGGTGGGAACGTGACTCATCATGAATACATTCAGGTAGGAAAAGGGAGGGATGTGGGTTTGAATCAGATCTCTATGTTTGAAGCAAAAGTAGCAAGTGGTAATGGTGAGCAAGCATTAAGCAGAGACGTTTACAGGTTGGGTCACAGGCTGGATTTTTTCAGAATGCTCTCTTTCTTCTACACAACAGTTGGCTACTATTTCAACACAATGTTGATTGTATTCACTGTTTATGCATTCTTGTGGGGTCGGCTTTATCTAGCACTTAGTGGTGTTGAGAGAATAGCAAAGGATAGGAGTAGCAGCAATGAGGCTCTTGGTGCAATCTTGAATCAGCAATTTGTAATTCAGCTAGGACTTTTCACCGCACTTCCAATGATTCTTGAAAACTACCTCGAGCGTGGATTTCTTCCAGCAATTTGGGACTTCATAACAATGCAGCTACAACTTGCATCCTTTTTCTACACGTTTTCTTTGGGAACTCGAAGCCATTACTTTGGTCGGACTATACTCCACGGTGGGGCCAAGTACCGTGCCACTGGAAGAGGTTTTGTCGTGGAGCATAAGAAATTTGCTGAGAACTACAGACTGTATGCCCGAACTCATTTCAACAAGGCTATTGAGCTGGCGATTATCTTGTTGGTGTATGCGGCTTATAGCCCCTTGGCTAAGAGTTCTCTCGTCTACATACTAATGACGATTTCCAGCTGGTTCCTTATCATATCCTGGATCATTTCTCCATTTCTGTTTAACCCATCTGGTTTCGATTGGCTCAAAACAGTTTATGATTTCGACGATTTCATGGGTTGGCTATGGTCCAGAGGCGGGTTGTTTACAAAAGCAGATCAGAGTTGGTTTACCTGGTGGAACGAGGAACAAGACCATCTGAAAACAACTGGAGTGTGGGGAAAACTGCTCGAGATATTACTTGATCTTCGGTTCTTCTTTTTCCAGTATAGCATTGTGTACCATCTTCGCATTGCGGAGGACCGGACCAGCATTGGTGTATACTTGATTTCTTGGGCATGCATCATCGGGATCGCTGCGATATACATCACAACAATCTACGCCCAGAAAAGATTCTCTGTGAAGGAGCATATTAAATACAGATTCATTCAGTTCTTAGTAATATGGCTCACGGTTCTTGTGGTCGTGCTATTGCTGCAGTTCACTAAACTCACAGTTGTTGATCTGTTGATAAGTCTCTTGGCTTTTATTCCCACGGGGTGGGGATTGATATCCATAGCTCAAGTACTAAAACCGTTTCTGATATCAACAGTGGTTTGGGACACAGTAATCTCTGTTGCTCGCCTCTACGACTTGTTCTTTGGGTTGATAGTTATGGCTCCAGTTGCACTGCTTTCGTGGTTGCCTGGTTTTCAGAATATGCAAACTCGGATTTTGTTCAATGAAGCCTTTAGCAGAGGGTTACAGATTTCTATCATTCTAGCTGGCAAAAAATCCACTTGAGGCAGAGATATTGGGTATGAATCTAATCTTATTTTATGTAATGTTACTGATTACTCTAAGTACATCCATTAACATCATATTTGCCGGGTTCTTAGATTTGTTGAAGATTTTACCATATTTTGGGAGCTTGAAGTCAGACAGTAACCCTATCTACTTGAAGCAAGGTTCTCTCTTGTCACCTTGGCGCCGCACAAGATTACTGTTTCTTTTTCCCACGGTGGTTGCATTTGAAAGTTGATTAGCTGACcttgtttttttatgtttgttacGGTAGGTATGAGTCTCTATCTATTTGTCTTCATTTGTTGTGGTGAAAGATAATGCTAATGATTATTTCTCAAGACCATACAATTAACTGAAGATTATGTCATAGTGCAGGGTTGTTGTAAGATTTTACCATATTGGGGAGCTTAAAAATGACGGTAGTAAGGCTTCAACACTGCAACCATTTTTTGCTGATCGTGTACAGATTACTGGCTCATGCATTTAGTGTCAAAGTTCACTTTAAACAAGCTCTTGTTTTTACTCTTTATGCACATATTATGCTTGTGTGAAAACACCTTTTATTTTAAGCGTCTTTCAGTAGTTTTTTTCTGCTGAAAAGTATTGATTCAGATTCATTACTTCATTCGTGAGAAACTTCTCATGATGCAAAGCATTTGTAAATTAGAAGGCAAGATCACTGTAGAAAACCTTAGCAGAAATCTTATGAGAATATGAATTTAAGAatggttttaagttttaacttgacaattcaaaaCTTTAGTCAGTCTTGTAGTGGTAAATCCCATGTTGCCAGTAGTGTTACTAAAAAAGAGTGGTTATAATGAACATATAAGTCCACACATAATTGGGAATTCTAATAATGAACATGTAAAGTCCACACATAATCAACCATTTACTCCAAACTAGGAAATTTATATTCAGGATATTACAAATTAATTACTTGCATATTAGTCACTAAAATGTTTAAGTCCACAAATCATTGACTTTCTATAGGGTTGAAAACTTAACTAATTGGTGGTGATCCAACGGTCGAAGTTGAACAGGTCACTTTGAAAGTTAATGTATCATCTTTGATCTTTGTTTCTTTCCAGTATTCATGGTTAACTTTTGACaaggaaaaaaattgattaaccATTTACTCCAAGTccaaactaataaattttatactcAGGATATTACAAGTTAATTACTTAAAATGTTTAAGTCCACACATCATAGACTTTCCTTAGGgttgaaattttttaactaattggTGGTGATCGAATGGTTGAATTCAAACAGGTCACTTTGTAAGTTGATGGATCATCTTTGACTCTTTCTGGTATAAGGAAAACAATTTATTAACCATTAACTCCAAACTAAGAAAAGTATATTCAAGATTTTACTAATTAATTACTTGCATATTAAACAGTAAAACAGAGAGACTGGGATATATagtttaaaagtatatatagttTGTCAGTGGTGAAATCCTATAGCCATTTTTAATTCATAACTCAGTACAACGTTAAGAGATCTGTTCATCAAAGAAATGTCAAACCCAACATCTTTGTGTTTTTTCTATGAACTCTCAGGCACTTCTCTCATGGAAGTAAATGAAGACAAGACCCCATATATGCAAAATTTTCTTCAAAACGAAGAAACTTCATTAGGAAAGAGAAAGATATGTAAGTTTGTTCTATAATAAAACCCATAAACTCAAGCTTAGTTTTTCGTCTTTATCTGATTGATTTGACTCCAAGAAGATCTAATTGAAACCTCTTTGATATGTTGACAGCTTCGATTGTGGAGACAGAAGATGAAAGGGAAGTGAAGAGAATAGCCTTCTTTTCTCAAGAacctgaagaagaagacattGATATGATCGAGGAAGATACAGAAAGAGAGGATCATATAGATGATAACGAGATGATCATGGAAGATCATGTTATTGAAAAAGAGTGTATCGTTGACTTTTATGGTTTCTTTTGAAACATTATCGTTGATGGTTTATTTTGCTTGATTGCTTCCTATAGGCCTTAAACCCATAATTTCGTCGGATTAGAGTGTACATGAGATTAACAGTCCATGTAATTATATATAGGAAATGGAAAATCATTCTCTGTTTCTTTGAATTGGTCCAAAATCAAAACTAGACACCCACAAAAATGTTATGTTGCAAATATACAATCATCTTTCAAGCATCAATTTCTCCTTTATTTCAGCATTCCAGGCTTCAGGACAAGTTCGATGAATCTGTTTGATCAGGATCTGTCTGAATCTCATGTGCAAGTTGTCTTGTTAAATGATCTGCTCTTTCATCATGACCTCCTGCAAATGTATAAACCTTGAAAGCAAACTGAAAAGCCCTCCATAGCCTTTTAGCTCTCTCTTCCTTCACATGATTCATCTTGCTTTCTTCATTGTTATTCGCCTCCTCGTTGGCTTCTCTCCTCTCCTACAAAACATAGAGAGATCTAGTCAGTTTCATTGCATAGAActaaatttttgatttatatatatatataccaatagTCTAAAAATCGGTCTAAGCCTAGGCGGCAAATTGATTAAACGAAacgatttttttctaaaatgatCCTTTAAAAAGATCGTTCTAGGCGGTTCCTAAACGTTAATCTTCTCGCCCTAGCAATTTCTTGAACAATGATATATACCTTTAGTGCTAACTCCATGCAATTTGATGAAACATCAACCATAGTTTCTTTGACTTGGACAAGAACTTCGAAATCGATATTAATGTTGTGTCTCTGAAACATTTTAGCTTCTTCGTCTTTTGTTCTTTCCACCGTTTCGATTTCTCCCTTGAATTTGTTGAAGTAACGCTCTATCTTGTCGAGAAGATCGTTTAGTGGCGGCTCGATCTTCCAGTTCTTGAGCTCAACCAGAATCCCATCTAACTTCTTGTACACGGCACCAGCTGTTCTTATGGCTTCTAATTTCTTCTCAGGGAAACCTTCAAACCTCGCGAGAACCTAAAGAACCAAACCAAAGGTTTATATACAAAGATTCATCATTAAAAGACATGAAGACCGACAACGTACTTGTGTTTCATCAGTTAGTTTTTCAAGGACAGATTCCACTTTGCTATGAAACTCGAGCAACTCTTTCATGTCTTTTGTCTGAAACTTTTGTATTGAAGTTTTTAATTCTTCGATCGATTTTGCGTATTTCTGAACATCTTCTTCGATTTGTTGGAAATAACTCGACCTGTGTGACACAgacaaaaaattcaaaacacaaGACATAAAGAGATGACTTGTGACGCAAGTCTTTACCTTTTTGTCATCTCTGCTAGGGCATCAGCCATTCCTGATCTTGCACCTTTAACAGGAGATTTATCTGGAACACTATGTTGCCCTTTACTTGCTTTTGATGTTTTCCCTTCGACGCCGCCACGGCCTTCAAGCTTCCCTTTGAGAACCCAATAGAGATTTGCAATTTGTGCTGATCTTCTAAGTTTGCTAGTTGTTCTCTTGCCACGCAAGGTTCTTCCGCTGCCTGGTGGTGCTGGAGGTGCCGGCGTGGTCGGACTATTATCTCCAGAGCCATGTCCTCTTGAaggtggtggcggtggtggaggCGAAAGAGTCTTTCTTCCTGGCTGTGGTGATGATGGAGGTGGCGGTGGTGGCGGCTGTGAGAGAGGAGTAGCTTTCTTATTTAGAAATGATGGTGAGGGAGACGGTGGCGGTGGagacggtggtggtggtggtggtgcctGTTTAGCTACTGAGATTGCTTCTTGAAAAGATTCTGTGGAGTCTGTCTCTGAAGTTGTAGGTTCACTATGATCCTCATGCTCTGTTTCAGAACCTTCGTTATGATGCTCCTCTTCATTCACATGCTCTGTTCCAGTACTTTCAATATGATGCTCTCCTTCAGACTCATGCTCTGTTTCATAACCTTTGATATGATGCTCTGTTTCATTTACATGCTCTGTTTCACTTCCATGCTCTGTTTCTGAAACAGAGGAGTCGTTTTCTTCATCGTTCTCTCCTAATTTCTcactctcttcttgttcttcttctatAATATTCTTAAGATCAAGATCTAGAAGGCTGTCGGAATCTCTACGTGACAGTATACGCATAGCGAGCTGCTTCAAATCAACAGGGCTTAACTTATCCAAAGCTTGAGCTCTTAAGTTCCAAAGACTCGGTGACGTTGAGCTACTACTAGACATCATTGTACCAGGAATAACCGATCTTGGTGTTATTGGAGAAGGGAAAAAAGAGTTGTTGCTTTCTGAATAAGACACAGATCTTCTAAAgcttcttcttgcttctgatGGAACACCTTTAAAACTCTTTCTTCCATCAGAGTCAAGATCCATCATACCAAACCTTTCTTTTGTCATCTTGATGAGCCCATCAAGAGCTGCTAAAACATGCTCCACtacaaaagagaaacaaaaagaaagttcAAGAAGAGTGTTTCATCAAGATAGATCCTTTCAACAAGTGTTTGGTTGTAGTGAACAAACCAAGACGATCTGACTTGTTCTTGCCAACTCCACTGTTCCTGTACTTGGACCGATAAATCCAGTCACTATCCATAATCCAAGAATCACCAATGGCTCTGAGATCCTCGTAGAAGAAAATCAACATCTGTTTTTGGGGCATTTCTGGGAGTCATCAATCAGATCAACAAGACTCATCAAGTATAACAAATAACCCTAACTCAAGAATTattatttacttcttttttttcttgcaagTAATGTTTATTATCTAACTCATAAACTGTTTAAAACCCTTCTGTATACCTTATCCATCTCAGCTCCTTCCATGTCAAAAGATTGGTTAATGGTTACAATCTCTGGAGAAAGCTTTTGTAGATCCTTCATTGTATGTGTTATGATCTGCAAAACAAACACGGAAAATACATAAGAAGATGATGCAGTTATgcgtagatcttcataagacaggtagtattgtcggttgtcgaatcgtctatgtaatgttcctaataattgtaatatcataataaatcaacgttaaaaaaaaaccaaaccgaataaaatttgtgttaaaaaaaaactgaataaaatataacgaaaaaaaagaataaaatataacgAGTGTAATATGTAATAAGATCAGGGCGGGTCCCGGGAAAAATGGATGAAATATTTGCCTTacccctaaattttaaatatttaatatagatTATCCAGTCCCACATTATTCAAAACATATATGTGTATGGATAATCCGGCTTTTATTGTTTCAGGTTTCATAGATCTTACGACCGGCCCTGAATATAAGATGTTATGTCAAGAGAAATGATCACCTCGGTGACAGATAGAGAACCATCAAGAGAAGGCAAATCAATCATATCTCTGAAAGAGAAGATGTTCTTCCTCAGTTCCACCATTAATATAAAGTTTGCTGTACATTTTGGTGAAGAACCTTCGAAATCGTTGTGATTCGGTGTGTTCGGTTTCTGCTTTACCGACAAAGGAGACACCGCGCTGCCTGAAGCAGTAGCTTGTTTTGGAGATTTGAAGCTCTTTGGAGAAGCTTCTGCAACGGAAGGTGTCTGTGAAACTGTGCTTTTGATCTTTTTACTCTTCTTTTCTTCGAGATTGTTCTTTGATGTGGATGCACGTCTAAAATCGTGTTTGCCCTTGATAAGTTTTTTTAGAGCAAGCCCTCTTGCAACCTTAAAACAACATCAGAAACCCTTATTTCAATATCATCTTAGTCTTAATAgcttttttttgacaaaaacttAATAGCTTTTTTCTTAGTCTTAATAGCTTTTTCTGGATACTTATATGAATTAAATTGTTTGAATAACCCtaataacttttaaatatgTAAACGTCTAACAAATCATGAATCTTGTccttaataacattttaaggCAAAAGCAAACGTGATAGTTAAGAAATTAGGGTATAGTTTATTGACATGCAAAagcaaatttaaaaaaacttcaaatgtaagaaaacatatttGGTATTCTTTTGAAACGCTTCTAGAATGCCACGAAAACAGTACACAACACCCCTTTTGTCATTTggttaacaaataaaatactagtaGAAACAACTGATGTATATTGTAAAAGACAAACCTGCAATCTCGTGAGCTTGCGACAGAAGGTTATTGGCGTGAAGCCACAAAGCCTCCCGCTCGACATTGCTGAGTTATGAAGTCGAGAAATCGATTTCTCAACCGGAAGAATATTTAGTCAGGAGAATCCATTAGAAAGAGAGTTCTCTTTCTTGATGAatatgtttttaggtaattcgTTTAAAAGAAGACGTgcgaagaaagaaagaaagaattgACTTTCTTCAACCCTTTTCAGCTgatgattctctctctctttggttGTAAGCTCTTTTGGTTATTATTAGACAAAGTTTCAAAAGATAGGAATCGTTGACTATTATAACCACTGTTAATTCTTCTCCTGAAGGTTTTTGCTAAAATTGCacaagcagagagagagagagagagagtagataAGGTTTAAAAATTGTCCTTCATAGGAGCTAAATCAATCTGAGCATTACCGTCAGGGGTTGACTGCTATTCTTAGGTTTCctgattttttcttttcaactttTTGATTATAATTGGAGTTTCTAAATAGGTCTACCAAGTCCAGTTATAAATTCAACTCAACGAACTGAGAAATGTAAGAAGAAAACAAACTGTAAGGAAAAGAATAGCATGTTAGTATGTTACTatagtgtatatataaaaaaaaagtgcaTAAACTACTCAGTGtatatatagaaagaaaaaaacataggaTCGAAGAGAAATGTGCATAAACTTCGGAGTTTTTGAGCCAAACACAGAGTACTACtgagataaaaaaaacatagcATTGTGTCCGGTTAGAAGAATAATGGATCAAACAACAAAAGCAGTGGGATGTTCGTCCAAATGAGGCATCTAGCTGATGAGAGTTTTGTTCTCTTAGACTTTAAATTACAAATCATCTGGATAACTTATCTAGATAAgttacatttaaattaaaattttaaaatcaattagcTGAATCAAATTGAACCATCTAAATCTAGATGGTTCTGTCAAAAtggtataatatttatattatatctttgATGTAATTCAAAAATTACAATCCTAAATCTAATTTCATTTTGTAATcagaaaaaa includes:
- the LOC108826325 gene encoding uncharacterized protein LOC108826325: MSNPTSLCFFYELSGTSLMEVNEDKTPYMQNFLQNEETSLGKRKISSIVETEDEREVKRIAFFSQEPEEEDIDMIEEDTEREDHIDDNEMIMEDHVIEKECIVDFYGFF
- the LOC108826324 gene encoding uncharacterized protein At4g04980; protein product: MSSGRLCGFTPITFCRKLTRLQVARGLALKKLIKGKHDFRRASTSKNNLEEKKSKKIKSTVSQTPSVAEASPKSFKSPKQATASGSAVSPLSVKQKPNTPNHNDFEGSSPKCTANFILMVELRKNIFSFRDMIDLPSLDGSLSVTEIITHTMKDLQKLSPEIVTINQSFDMEGAEMDKMLIFFYEDLRAIGDSWIMDSDWIYRSKYRNSGVGKNKSDRLVEHVLAALDGLIKMTKERFGMMDLDSDGRKSFKGVPSEARRSFRRSVSYSESNNSFFPSPITPRSVIPGTMMSSSSSTSPSLWNLRAQALDKLSPVDLKQLAMRILSRRDSDSLLDLDLKNIIEEEQEESEKLGENDEENDSSVSETEHGSETEHVNETEHHIKGYETEHESEGEHHIESTGTEHVNEEEHHNEGSETEHEDHSEPTTSETDSTESFQEAISVAKQAPPPPPPSPPPPSPSPSFLNKKATPLSQPPPPPPPSSPQPGRKTLSPPPPPPPSRGHGSGDNSPTTPAPPAPPGSGRTLRGKRTTSKLRRSAQIANLYWVLKGKLEGRGGVEGKTSKASKGQHSVPDKSPVKGARSGMADALAEMTKRSSYFQQIEEDVQKYAKSIEELKTSIQKFQTKDMKELLEFHSKVESVLEKLTDETQVLARFEGFPEKKLEAIRTAGAVYKKLDGILVELKNWKIEPPLNDLLDKIERYFNKFKGEIETVERTKDEEAKMFQRHNINIDFEVLVQVKETMVDVSSNCMELALKERREANEEANNNEESKMNHVKEERAKRLWRAFQFAFKVYTFAGGHDERADHLTRQLAHEIQTDPDQTDSSNLS